The Cinclus cinclus chromosome 18, bCinCin1.1, whole genome shotgun sequence genome has a segment encoding these proteins:
- the LIME1 gene encoding lck-interacting transmembrane adapter 1 — translation MFSLLRAQPHSAGSGFPMAAASSEGTTGTQLLPAGTALALLGGLVYLGTLCAACKRKGRKKVAPDGVKLMDEALLCQTQLRSLSKSDTKLHELYRVKVRDDVQRPASLDLHCPTAPGGESLHSSGLLHRELPQIPIPEPLATSPAPDQTYSNLLFTPLRKPAPDSVYECLAVGGEDAPVPPMPAGTQVSPPRAAHGAADYACVHKVKKAVSVEVQDGAVAGPPGAQHCWDGAGSAPQDKLEEMYSTVCKATKKKSQVPASTLRVLKEVGSGWPPPRQQEGPPAAPGPPDPCYESINNRAWTAQGCGPDPDYEAVDINWKKAAKRDKPGKPCVPENLYESVVDIWAGEPRKASARTAANGLEVYITNL, via the exons ATGTTCTCTCTCCTcagagctcagccccacagTGCTGGAAGTGGCTTCCCcatggctgcagccagcagcgaAGGGACAACAGGgacccagctcctgccagctggcactgccctggccctgctcgGTGGCCTGGTCTACCTGGGCACCTTGTGTGCTGCCTGTAAACG gaagggcaggaagaagGTTGCTCCAGATGGGGTGAAGCTCATGGATGAG GCCCTGCTCTGCCAGACACAGCTGCGGTCACTCAGCAAGTCGGACACGAAGCTGCACGAGCTGTACCGGGTGAAGGTCAGAGATGACG TGCAGCGTCCAGCCAGCCTGGATCTCCACTGTCCCACGGCCCCTGGAGGCGaatccctgcacagctctggcctCCTGCACCGTGAGCTGCCCCAGATCCCCATCCCTGAGCCCCTGGCCACCTCCCCAGCCCCCGACCAGACCTACTCCAACCTGCTCTTCACCCCGCTGAGGAAACCAGCACCAGACTCTGTTTATGAGTGCCTGGCAGTGGGGGGGGAGGATGCCCCCGTGCCCCCCATGCCAGCTGGcacccaggtgtcccctccACGGGCTGCGCATGGGGCAGCTGATTACGCCTGTGTCCATAAAGTGAAGAAGGCAGTGTCGGTGGAGGTGCAGGATGGGGCTGTGGCAGGACcccctggagcacagcactgctgggatggtgcaggcagtgccccTCAAGACAAG CTGGAGGAGATGTACTCGACGGTGTGCAAAGCCACCAAGAAGAAATCCCAGGTCCCTGCATCAACCCTGAGGGTTCTGAAGGAGGTGGGTTCTGGGTGGCCACCCCCACGCCAGCAGGAGGggcccccagcagccccaggccccCCTGACCCCTGCTACGAGTCCATCAACAACAGAGCATGGactgctcagggctgtggcCCTGACCCTGACTATGAGGCTGTGGACATCAACTGGAAGAAGGCGGCAAAACGGGACAAGCCAGGGAAGCCCTGTGTCCCTGAGAACCTGTATGAGAGTGTGGTGGACATTTGGGCAGGGGAGCCCCGGAAAGCCTCTGCCCGGACAGCAGCCAATGGGCTGGAGGTTTACATCACCAATCTATAG